Proteins encoded by one window of Bacillus sp. DTU_2020_1000418_1_SI_GHA_SEK_038:
- a CDS encoding ATP-binding protein yields the protein MEQIILNLLDNLMKYSFEGAETGIIVSKDKQSVRITVRENGKEAEFTLTFKG from the coding sequence TTGGAGCAAATCATCCTAAATCTTTTAGATAATTTAATGAAATATTCCTTTGAGGGTGCCGAAACAGGAATAATTGTATCAAAGGATAAACAGTCTGTTCGAATTACTGTCAGAGAAAATGGAAAAGAGGCAGAATTCACACTTACTTTTAAGGGGTAG
- a CDS encoding metallophosphoesterase, with translation MKILLFAALALVLFYILKKANRNTKDIVINKIKINESSNIPKLNILHLSDLHLENISISPAELYQKLKDEPIDLIALTGDFLDRKRTIPKLIPYLKILNQLQAKYGIYAVLGNHDYVLRDQNLQTLIETLEKYNCKVMQNDHDVIMVDGYPVNIIGIDDFSTKRSNLDASYKGIKHGTNLVLTHDPNIVLHMKKYHFDYLLAGHFHGGQICYPKAYHLVKMGKLARMNIIKGFHLQDGKPFYISEGLGQTGVNIRVGSRPEITIHELSLAAADNRVVRAI, from the coding sequence TTGAAAATATTACTTTTTGCTGCATTAGCCTTGGTGCTTTTTTATATTCTGAAAAAGGCAAATAGAAACACAAAGGATATTGTGATTAATAAAATCAAAATTAATGAATCATCAAATATTCCAAAATTAAATATACTTCACTTATCTGATTTACATCTCGAAAATATTTCCATTTCCCCTGCCGAACTTTATCAAAAGCTCAAAGACGAACCCATTGATCTAATTGCTCTTACAGGAGATTTCCTCGACCGTAAACGTACGATTCCTAAGCTGATTCCATATTTAAAAATACTAAATCAATTACAAGCAAAGTATGGCATTTATGCTGTGCTCGGAAACCATGACTATGTTCTGCGTGACCAAAACCTACAAACATTAATAGAAACTCTCGAAAAATATAACTGCAAGGTTATGCAAAATGATCATGACGTCATTATGGTTGATGGCTATCCGGTTAATATTATTGGTATCGATGACTTTAGTACGAAAAGAAGCAACTTGGACGCTTCTTACAAAGGGATTAAACATGGTACGAACTTAGTATTGACACATGATCCAAATATTGTCCTCCACATGAAGAAATATCATTTTGATTATTTACTTGCCGGTCACTTTCACGGAGGTCAAATCTGCTATCCAAAAGCTTATCACCTTGTGAAAATGGGTAAGCTCGCAAGAATGAATATCATTAAAGGATTTCATCTACAAGATGGGAAACCTTTCTATATTAGCGAAGGGCTTGGTCAAACAGGAGTCAATATCCGTGTCGGCAGCCGCCCGGAAATTACAATTCATGAATTATCACTGGCAGCTGCTGATAATAGAGTAGTTAGAGCGATATAA
- a CDS encoding DUF421 domain-containing protein, which produces MDFFHGQETLTAIQWILRAVVGYVFMIIIAKLMGQRSISQLNLLDFAIAVVIGNIIAHPLSDEQLGLKGSMITMSVLVILYVSSVFFVLKSKKLRQFVLPNPFPLIKNGQFIIKNLTRARISVDYILSQARKEKIDDVKKIALALWEPDGTISFFVSPNFQTVTRGDLNIITEPFDFPKTVVKEGNVEQSVLREAGKEESWLLTALKTNHNVEISEVLLATIDKSSQLKVFLYK; this is translated from the coding sequence ATGGACTTTTTTCATGGTCAAGAAACTCTCACAGCCATACAATGGATTTTAAGAGCTGTTGTAGGCTATGTTTTTATGATTATTATTGCAAAATTAATGGGACAGCGCTCTATTTCTCAGCTGAATTTGCTCGATTTTGCTATTGCTGTAGTTATTGGCAATATCATTGCTCACCCTCTGTCAGATGAACAATTAGGTTTAAAAGGATCAATGATTACGATGAGTGTACTCGTCATTTTATATGTATCAAGTGTTTTCTTTGTATTAAAATCAAAAAAATTGAGACAATTTGTTTTGCCTAACCCATTTCCATTAATTAAAAATGGACAATTCATTATTAAAAATTTAACTAGAGCAAGAATCTCAGTGGACTATATATTATCCCAAGCAAGAAAAGAAAAGATTGATGATGTTAAAAAAATAGCCCTGGCATTATGGGAGCCAGATGGAACCATCTCCTTTTTCGTTAGTCCCAATTTCCAAACTGTTACTCGGGGAGATTTGAATATAATAACGGAGCCATTTGATTTCCCAAAAACCGTTGTGAAGGAAGGGAATGTTGAGCAGTCAGTTTTACGGGAAGCAGGTAAAGAGGAAAGTTGGCTTCTAACTGCCTTGAAAACCAATCATAATGTTGAGATCAGCGAGGTTTTATTAGCAACTATCGATAAGAGCAGCCAATTAAAAGTTTTTTTATATAAGTAA
- a CDS encoding TVP38/TMEM64 family protein, which translates to MRDELLEWFPADPILAVVFSLIINIVIAISGILPSAFITAGNIAFFGFETGLLVSIAGEAAGAIVSFILYRKGLIKLSPTLNKSKSKLLFKLKNTAGAEAIFLVLALRVLPFIPSGAVTLAAAFSKMGLLSFSVASTVGKIPSLLIEAFSVNHVLSLKIEWQISTIILFLLTCIFFLIRKMKK; encoded by the coding sequence ATGAGAGATGAATTACTGGAATGGTTTCCTGCTGATCCTATACTCGCTGTCGTCTTTAGTTTAATTATAAATATCGTTATTGCCATATCAGGCATTTTGCCCAGTGCTTTTATCACTGCAGGAAACATTGCCTTTTTTGGCTTTGAAACGGGGCTTTTGGTCTCTATTGCAGGAGAAGCAGCTGGGGCCATTGTTAGTTTTATTTTATACAGAAAAGGTTTAATAAAGCTTTCGCCCACATTAAATAAATCAAAGTCCAAGCTTTTATTCAAGTTGAAAAATACAGCCGGAGCAGAAGCGATATTTCTTGTACTTGCCCTTAGAGTTTTACCATTCATTCCTTCGGGCGCTGTTACACTAGCAGCAGCATTCAGTAAAATGGGGCTTTTATCGTTTAGTGTTGCAAGTACAGTAGGGAAAATTCCCTCTCTACTCATAGAAGCTTTTTCTGTTAATCACGTATTATCCTTAAAAATAGAATGGCAAATTTCTACCATCATCCTTTTCTTATTGACATGCATATTTTTTCTTATACGGAAAATGAAAAAGTAA
- a CDS encoding alpha/beta hydrolase, which produces MPMLKLDNDVNLYYSINGKGTPIVFIHPPVLTSVNFTYQMEDLSQYFQIITFDMRGHGQSDFSYQPLTYPLIAEDIKALLDHLQIEKAYICGYSTGGSIALEYLLTFPDRALGGILVSGMPDVNDEYLRKRISMAIKLAEAGAKKVLAWTISIGNADTKDLFKIMFTEACKGDIRNMEQYFRYSLQYNCTHRLEDIPNPILLIFGNKDKSFHQYAQLLHEKLPNNEIRFIDENHRIPTKAAKELNELITQFCQAHLPNQGLDN; this is translated from the coding sequence ATGCCAATGCTAAAACTGGATAACGATGTAAATCTTTATTATTCCATTAACGGTAAAGGGACGCCCATTGTTTTTATTCATCCCCCTGTCCTCACTTCCGTTAATTTTACATACCAAATGGAGGATTTATCTCAGTATTTTCAAATCATCACTTTTGATATGCGTGGTCATGGTCAGAGTGATTTCTCCTATCAACCCCTTACATACCCGCTTATTGCAGAAGATATTAAAGCTTTATTAGATCATTTGCAAATAGAGAAAGCCTATATATGCGGATATTCTACTGGTGGTTCGATTGCTCTGGAATACTTGCTGACTTTTCCTGATCGGGCATTAGGCGGAATATTGGTTAGCGGTATGCCTGATGTGAATGATGAATATTTAAGAAAAAGGATTTCTATGGCCATTAAACTAGCGGAGGCTGGGGCGAAAAAGGTATTAGCTTGGACGATTTCCATTGGCAATGCCGACACAAAAGACTTATTTAAAATTATGTTCACTGAAGCTTGCAAAGGGGACATTAGAAATATGGAGCAATATTTTCGGTATAGCTTGCAATATAACTGTACGCATCGGCTTGAGGATATTCCAAATCCAATCTTACTCATATTTGGCAATAAGGATAAATCCTTTCATCAATATGCCCAGCTTCTACATGAAAAATTGCCGAACAATGAAATAAGGTTTATTGATGAAAATCATCGTATTCCTACAAAGGCAGCTAAAGAGCTAAATGAATTAATCACGCAGTTTTGCCAAGCACACCTTCCAAATCAAGGCCTAGACAATTAA
- the copZ gene encoding copper chaperone CopZ gives MEKITLHVAGMSCGHCVKAVEGSVGELAGVESVKVDLKNGKVDIEFNSSEVTVDKIKETIDDQGYDVN, from the coding sequence ATGGAAAAAATCACTTTACATGTTGCTGGTATGTCGTGCGGACATTGTGTTAAAGCAGTTGAAGGCAGTGTGGGAGAATTAGCCGGTGTGGAAAGCGTAAAAGTTGATTTGAAAAATGGAAAAGTAGATATCGAATTTAATTCTTCAGAAGTAACTGTTGATAAAATCAAAGAAACGATTGATGATCAAGGATACGATGTTAATTAA
- a CDS encoding YkoP family protein: MRGYVLSIWSIIDPIYYFFTRLTYLPCEGAQGSIFRIRLTKYKGRNIILSDGTQINKNDILVKIHLHNAKLLKELKDIRSELKKAKIIYRHVQKSLPELEHYIRNNSHSSKIKGIIGITMLNKGCDRLGFEIVAINNPIYKWFKWFAFLPIEILSSQNHSWTGLRNRKPNYLFMSSNKLSRMYKG; encoded by the coding sequence ATGAGAGGATATGTTCTTTCAATTTGGAGTATTATCGATCCTATTTATTATTTCTTTACACGACTTACATATCTTCCTTGTGAAGGGGCACAAGGGAGTATTTTTAGGATTAGACTGACAAAATATAAAGGAAGGAATATTATCCTTTCCGATGGAACACAAATAAACAAAAACGACATATTAGTAAAGATTCATCTTCATAATGCCAAATTGCTAAAAGAATTAAAGGACATTAGGAGTGAGCTTAAAAAAGCGAAGATCATATACCGTCACGTCCAAAAATCCTTGCCCGAGTTAGAACATTACATTCGGAATAACAGCCATTCTTCTAAAATAAAGGGGATTATCGGCATAACCATGTTAAATAAAGGTTGTGACCGTCTTGGCTTTGAGATTGTTGCTATAAACAATCCGATATACAAATGGTTTAAATGGTTTGCCTTCTTGCCGATAGAGATACTATCCAGCCAAAATCATTCCTGGACTGGCCTTAGAAATAGAAAGCCAAATTATTTATTTATGTCTAGCAATAAATTATCAAGAATGTACAAAGGTTAA
- a CDS encoding MGDG synthase family glycosyltransferase, giving the protein MKKTVLFLPFLQIPSGHHQVANALIERIMQTHPQIKCEKVDILAYSYGKMESLVSKTYLYWIKKFPKIYNSIYQFSVYKNIEEKKRYRLYELLFISFMKRLIQEKKPDLIVCTHALPAYMLNCLKERSELRVPVINVYTDFFIHRFWGVEHIDYHFAPSQTMKKFLNEKGISDERIFVTGIPIHSNIKKQKQTPETPNGTVLSVLISGGNLGVGAIEDLIQMVRDDKSTQQIQFYVLCGKNKKLYKKLNDRQIDNLIPYPYIDCKIKMNELYDQMDAIITKPGGVTVSESLFKRKPIFIYHALPGQEEINLHHLNELGLVFHLNKGEIRKQILTVFQNRTALIHYQNQVAHFHTYIHSKDPSEIIMDILM; this is encoded by the coding sequence ATGAAAAAAACTGTATTATTCCTACCCTTTTTGCAGATCCCGTCTGGTCATCATCAGGTCGCAAATGCATTAATAGAAAGAATTATGCAAACTCACCCACAGATAAAGTGTGAAAAGGTTGATATTCTAGCATACAGTTATGGAAAAATGGAGTCTCTTGTTTCTAAGACGTATCTCTACTGGATAAAGAAGTTTCCTAAAATTTATAATTCTATTTACCAATTTTCAGTCTATAAAAATATTGAAGAAAAAAAACGCTATCGTTTGTATGAACTATTATTTATTTCTTTTATGAAAAGGCTCATTCAGGAAAAGAAACCCGATCTCATTGTGTGCACACATGCTCTTCCTGCCTATATGTTAAATTGCTTAAAAGAGAGAAGTGAATTAAGGGTTCCAGTTATTAACGTATACACAGATTTCTTTATCCATCGTTTTTGGGGAGTGGAGCATATCGACTATCATTTTGCTCCCTCTCAAACAATGAAAAAATTCTTGAACGAAAAAGGCATCAGTGATGAACGAATATTTGTAACAGGAATACCGATCCATTCAAACATTAAAAAACAGAAACAAACACCAGAAACACCCAATGGGACTGTATTGTCGGTGTTAATTTCTGGTGGAAATCTAGGGGTGGGGGCAATCGAGGATTTAATCCAAATGGTTAGAGATGATAAATCTACCCAACAGATTCAGTTTTATGTGTTATGTGGTAAAAACAAGAAATTATATAAAAAACTTAATGATAGGCAAATAGATAATCTTATTCCTTACCCATATATCGACTGTAAGATAAAAATGAACGAGCTTTATGATCAAATGGATGCCATTATAACAAAGCCTGGAGGTGTGACAGTAAGTGAAAGCCTTTTTAAGCGTAAACCTATTTTTATCTATCATGCACTACCAGGTCAAGAAGAAATTAACCTGCACCATTTAAATGAATTAGGTTTGGTCTTTCATCTAAACAAGGGGGAAATTCGTAAGCAAATCCTTACAGTTTTTCAAAACAGAACGGCTCTAATTCATTATCAAAATCAAGTAGCACATTTCCACACATATATTCATTCTAAGGATCCATCTGAAATAATAATGGACATATTAATGTGA
- a CDS encoding sulfite exporter TauE/SafE family protein — MYQEISKISQFLSEPFFSLYSGAQAPIAVAFLLGLIGALAPCQLTGNISAITFYGNRSLQTSQYWGDVIFFILGKIAVFTGLGLLVWMIGQNFQQNITMIFPFFRKIIGPFLVLLGLFLLSYIKLNIISKISNRIPLKFKSGRTGSFIMGASFSIAFCPTMFVLFFVTLMPVVLTSSYGFFLPAVFGIGTSIPVLVIIGAISFLGLSGALLKKSKNIGRGVQRFAGIVLILFGILDIVTYWF, encoded by the coding sequence ATGTATCAGGAAATCAGCAAAATAAGCCAATTTTTAAGTGAGCCATTTTTTTCATTATACTCTGGTGCACAGGCGCCTATTGCCGTTGCTTTTCTGCTTGGTTTAATAGGTGCACTTGCACCCTGCCAGTTAACAGGAAATATAAGCGCCATCACCTTCTATGGAAATAGGAGCTTGCAAACATCCCAATACTGGGGCGATGTTATTTTCTTTATTCTTGGAAAAATTGCTGTCTTTACCGGTCTTGGGCTACTAGTTTGGATGATTGGCCAGAATTTTCAACAGAATATAACAATGATTTTTCCATTCTTTCGAAAAATTATCGGACCGTTTCTTGTGTTGCTAGGTCTATTCTTACTTAGTTACATCAAGCTAAACATAATTAGTAAAATTTCAAATCGAATTCCACTTAAATTTAAGAGTGGGCGAACAGGTTCTTTTATTATGGGTGCAAGCTTTTCAATTGCCTTTTGTCCAACCATGTTTGTATTGTTTTTTGTCACACTGATGCCCGTTGTTTTAACATCGTCATATGGCTTTTTCCTTCCTGCCGTATTTGGAATCGGCACCTCGATTCCTGTCCTTGTTATCATTGGGGCTATATCATTTCTTGGACTCAGCGGTGCATTATTAAAAAAAAGCAAAAATATTGGTCGTGGGGTACAAAGATTTGCTGGAATTGTTCTAATTTTGTTTGGAATCCTTGATATAGTGACTTACTGGTTTTAA
- a CDS encoding serine/threonine protein kinase, whose product MHILIEVRTISILRSIRKIYQFFVDIPIKDGTVLKDRYQVLSFIGAGSYGMVYLCRDLKTNENRVIKQLRPSKQRYKKDAEMFENEISVLGKLNHCNMPVLYEAFSSNGQLFYAMRFIDGNNLEDELFISKKTFNEKESLLIIVHLLELVDDLHNKGIYHQDLRTANILLKNKEPFLIDFGLSKQGASMHQQNKQEVILEMRHQDYYDLGDLLLYLLYSTYSSKNKKALPWTEELSLKTETVHLLKKLLGIHEPYTSTSEISTDLYAAIKAQEKG is encoded by the coding sequence ATGCACATTTTAATAGAGGTGAGAACCATTTCAATATTACGTTCCATTCGAAAAATCTATCAGTTTTTTGTGGATATACCTATTAAAGATGGGACAGTTTTGAAAGATCGCTATCAGGTGTTAAGTTTTATAGGTGCTGGAAGCTACGGGATGGTATATCTCTGCAGAGATTTGAAAACAAATGAAAATAGAGTGATTAAACAGCTTCGACCAAGTAAGCAGCGATATAAAAAAGATGCAGAGATGTTTGAAAATGAAATCTCAGTTTTAGGTAAATTAAACCACTGCAATATGCCAGTATTATATGAGGCTTTTTCAAGTAATGGACAACTTTTTTATGCAATGAGGTTTATAGATGGGAATAACCTTGAAGACGAGTTATTTATTAGTAAGAAAACGTTCAATGAGAAAGAATCGCTCTTAATTATTGTCCACTTACTCGAATTAGTAGATGACCTTCACAATAAAGGCATTTATCATCAAGATTTGCGTACTGCTAACATTCTTCTAAAAAATAAGGAACCCTTTTTGATTGATTTTGGTTTATCTAAGCAAGGAGCCTCGATGCATCAACAAAATAAACAAGAAGTTATTCTAGAGATGAGACATCAGGATTACTATGATTTAGGGGACTTGCTTTTATATTTGCTTTATTCAACGTACTCCTCCAAAAATAAAAAAGCCCTCCCCTGGACAGAAGAACTTTCTTTAAAAACGGAAACCGTTCATTTACTGAAAAAACTATTAGGAATACATGAACCTTATACAAGTACTAGTGAAATTTCAACGGATTTATATGCCGCAATAAAAGCGCAAGAAAAAGGATGA
- a CDS encoding cell wall hydrolase has translation MKKMKKILIAGALSLSLFGFAAESNAATNTHLVHKGESYWTIANQYGISVPHLKKVNNRTSDLLYAGEKILIPNSKITAAEKELIARLVHAEAKGEPYAGKVAVATVVLNRLDSSLFPNTVSGVIYEKVSGHYAFTPVQNGTINQKADLSSRKAVDEALAFRGQGRGSLYFFNPKTSTSKWIFSRQVTVTIGKHRFAK, from the coding sequence ATGAAAAAAATGAAGAAGATATTAATCGCGGGTGCACTATCATTATCACTTTTTGGATTTGCAGCTGAGTCGAATGCAGCAACGAATACCCATCTTGTACATAAAGGAGAATCCTATTGGACGATTGCAAATCAATATGGAATTTCCGTGCCTCACTTGAAAAAGGTAAATAACAGGACTAGTGATTTACTTTATGCTGGCGAGAAAATCCTGATCCCCAATTCAAAAATTACTGCTGCAGAAAAAGAACTAATCGCTCGTCTTGTCCATGCTGAAGCTAAGGGTGAGCCATACGCAGGAAAAGTGGCAGTGGCAACAGTTGTATTAAATCGTCTTGATAGTTCACTCTTCCCGAATACGGTTTCTGGTGTTATCTATGAAAAAGTAAGCGGGCACTATGCCTTTACACCTGTTCAAAATGGAACGATTAACCAAAAGGCTGACCTGTCCTCAAGGAAAGCAGTCGATGAGGCTTTAGCATTTAGAGGGCAAGGAAGAGGTTCGTTGTATTTCTTTAATCCCAAAACATCAACAAGCAAATGGATTTTTTCAAGACAAGTTACTGTCACGATCGGAAAACATCGATTTGCAAAATAA
- a CDS encoding metal-sensitive transcriptional regulator, which yields MESNLENNSLLGEDEEEICCGAMSDRKSHHSDKVKKNLVTRLNRIEGQIRGIKGLIERDTYCDDVITQISATQSALNSVARILLEGHLKTCVVDRLNEGDTEVLDEVLITIQKLMKK from the coding sequence ATGGAATCCAATCTAGAAAATAATTCGTTACTGGGAGAAGATGAAGAAGAGATTTGCTGTGGGGCGATGAGTGACAGAAAAAGCCATCATTCCGATAAAGTGAAGAAAAACCTTGTGACACGTTTGAATCGGATCGAAGGGCAAATTCGTGGAATCAAAGGGTTAATCGAAAGAGACACTTATTGTGATGATGTCATTACACAAATTTCTGCTACTCAATCTGCATTAAATAGTGTCGCTCGAATTCTGTTGGAAGGACATTTAAAAACTTGTGTCGTTGACCGGCTTAATGAGGGGGACACAGAAGTATTAGATGAGGTTTTAATTACCATCCAAAAATTAATGAAAAAATAA
- a CDS encoding TVP38/TMEM64 family protein, producing MKKWWVLSFYLVILIIGILNKDLIFAWIQKSDSNDLPIMFFLSVFLAAIPFIPFTLFAGVMGAKYGVLIGTLINWFGGTTAAILYFLLARIFFRSFFSDYIKRMKGIQRFQHMLEKNAFIAILLARLIAIFPPPVINIYTGVSKISFGTYLIATAFGLVPPMFMIAFSGEQIFSSILHLSIGIFVYLLFLLSIFLVYKFWFMQSSKLN from the coding sequence ATGAAAAAATGGTGGGTTCTTTCGTTTTATTTAGTGATCTTAATTATCGGTATTTTAAATAAAGATTTGATTTTTGCCTGGATACAAAAGAGTGATTCTAATGACCTTCCCATAATGTTTTTTCTATCCGTATTTTTAGCTGCAATCCCGTTCATTCCCTTTACTTTATTTGCAGGAGTAATGGGCGCTAAATATGGCGTATTGATCGGAACGCTGATTAATTGGTTTGGTGGAACTACAGCTGCGATTCTTTACTTTCTTTTAGCACGTATTTTCTTTCGGAGCTTTTTTAGCGATTATATAAAGCGCATGAAAGGGATACAAAGATTTCAACATATGCTTGAAAAGAATGCATTTATTGCCATCCTGCTCGCGAGGTTAATAGCCATTTTCCCTCCTCCTGTCATTAATATTTATACAGGGGTCAGTAAAATTTCCTTCGGGACTTACTTAATTGCAACAGCATTTGGTCTAGTACCGCCTATGTTTATGATTGCATTCAGCGGAGAGCAAATTTTCTCTTCCATCCTTCATCTATCAATAGGAATATTTGTTTATCTATTATTTCTGCTCTCCATCTTTTTAGTATACAAATTTTGGTTTATGCAGAGCTCTAAATTAAACTAG
- a CDS encoding heavy metal translocating P-type ATPase, translating into MSEKALEGQLQESQFQITGMTCAACSTRIEKGLKKMEGVADANVNLALEKATVKFNAAAMGDADIQKKIRDLGYDVVTDKTELVLTGMTCAACSTRIEKGLNKMEGVMGATVNLALEKATVEYNPAIVSAKDMIQRVEKLGYGASIKSEGNEKEESDYRLKEIEKQKRKFIISTILSLPLLWTMVGHFSFTSFLYVPEILMNPWVQMALATPVQFIIGKQFYVGAYKALRNKSANMDVLVALGTSAAYFYSVYLTVEAIGRNTDPAGLYFETSAVLITLIILGKLFEAKAKGRSSEAIKKLMGLQAKTATVIRDEQEVEIPLEEVMAGDIVLVKPGEKIPVDGEILEGRSALDESMITGESVPVDKTVGDTVIGATINKNGFIKMKATKVGRDTALAQIIKVVEEAQGSKAPIQRLADSISGIFVPIVVGIAIITFLVWYLFVSPGDFALALEPAIAVLVIACPCALGLATPTSIMAGSGRSAEKGILFKGGEHLEQTHHIDTVILDKTGTITNGEPVLTDVMTDLSEEEFLSLVGSAEKQSEHPLAQAIVEGIREKNIDLKDVHEFEAIPGYGIKAIVDGREVLIGTRRLMKKFNIEIEHVLHDMIALEKQGKTAMLTAIDGAYAGIVAVADTIKDTSAQAIKRLKEMGLDVIMITGDNEQTAKTIAGQAGVDHVIAEVLPEGKAEEVKKLQQQGKKVAMVGDGINDAPALAIADIGMAIGTGTDVAMEAADITLIRGDLNSIADAIFMSKKTIRNIRQNLFWAFAYNTLGIPFAAIGLLAPWLAGAAMAFSSVSVVLNALRLQRVKL; encoded by the coding sequence ATGAGCGAAAAAGCTCTAGAAGGACAATTACAAGAAAGTCAGTTTCAAATAACTGGCATGACCTGTGCGGCGTGTTCCACCCGGATTGAAAAAGGATTAAAGAAAATGGAAGGTGTTGCAGACGCAAACGTCAACCTCGCCCTTGAAAAAGCGACAGTTAAATTCAATGCAGCTGCAATGGGAGATGCAGACATACAGAAAAAAATTAGGGATCTCGGATATGATGTTGTAACCGATAAAACCGAGTTAGTTTTGACTGGCATGACCTGTGCGGCATGTTCCACCAGAATTGAAAAAGGCCTTAATAAAATGGAGGGGGTCATGGGTGCAACAGTTAATCTTGCCCTCGAAAAAGCAACAGTAGAGTACAATCCAGCAATTGTTTCAGCAAAAGATATGATTCAAAGAGTCGAAAAGCTGGGATATGGGGCAAGTATTAAAAGTGAAGGAAATGAAAAAGAAGAATCCGACTATCGACTCAAAGAAATTGAGAAACAAAAAAGGAAGTTTATTATTTCAACGATTCTTTCCCTTCCGCTCCTTTGGACGATGGTCGGCCATTTCAGCTTTACATCCTTCCTTTACGTTCCAGAGATACTCATGAATCCATGGGTGCAAATGGCTTTAGCGACACCTGTGCAATTTATAATCGGAAAACAATTTTATGTTGGGGCATATAAAGCATTAAGGAATAAGAGTGCCAATATGGATGTGCTGGTTGCATTAGGAACATCTGCCGCCTATTTTTACAGCGTGTATTTAACGGTTGAGGCAATCGGAAGGAACACCGATCCGGCTGGCCTTTATTTCGAAACAAGTGCCGTTCTAATTACATTAATCATTCTTGGAAAGCTGTTTGAAGCAAAAGCGAAGGGGCGTTCTTCTGAAGCTATTAAGAAACTAATGGGCTTACAAGCAAAAACGGCAACGGTCATTCGTGATGAGCAAGAGGTAGAAATTCCGCTTGAAGAAGTGATGGCTGGAGATATCGTGTTAGTAAAACCAGGTGAAAAGATTCCAGTTGACGGTGAAATTTTAGAAGGACGATCCGCTCTTGATGAATCGATGATTACAGGCGAAAGCGTTCCAGTTGACAAGACAGTAGGAGATACAGTAATTGGAGCTACGATTAACAAAAATGGTTTTATTAAAATGAAGGCAACAAAAGTAGGGAGAGATACAGCCCTTGCACAAATAATTAAAGTTGTGGAAGAGGCACAAGGTTCAAAAGCACCGATTCAACGACTTGCTGATTCAATCTCTGGGATTTTCGTACCTATTGTTGTTGGGATTGCCATCATTACCTTCTTAGTTTGGTATTTATTTGTCTCACCTGGAGACTTTGCACTAGCACTAGAGCCAGCGATTGCCGTTCTTGTGATTGCATGTCCATGTGCACTTGGTCTAGCTACTCCAACTTCAATCATGGCGGGATCGGGCCGTTCAGCGGAAAAGGGCATCCTTTTTAAAGGCGGGGAGCATCTTGAACAGACACACCATATTGATACAGTCATCTTAGACAAAACTGGCACCATCACGAATGGGGAGCCAGTCCTAACGGATGTCATGACTGATCTTTCCGAAGAAGAATTTTTATCATTGGTCGGGTCTGCAGAAAAACAGTCTGAACATCCGCTTGCACAAGCAATCGTCGAAGGAATCCGTGAGAAAAATATTGATCTAAAGGATGTTCATGAATTTGAGGCTATTCCTGGCTATGGCATTAAAGCAATTGTGGATGGAAGAGAAGTTTTAATTGGGACACGGCGTTTAATGAAGAAGTTCAATATAGAAATTGAGCATGTTTTACATGATATGATTGCACTTGAAAAACAAGGGAAAACAGCGATGTTAACAGCGATAGACGGTGCATATGCAGGGATCGTTGCTGTGGCAGATACAATTAAAGATACTTCTGCACAGGCCATTAAACGCTTGAAAGAGATGGGTCTTGACGTCATCATGATTACTGGTGATAACGAGCAGACTGCAAAAACAATTGCCGGCCAGGCAGGAGTAGATCATGTGATTGCCGAGGTGCTTCCAGAGGGTAAAGCTGAGGAAGTGAAAAAACTTCAACAGCAAGGCAAGAAGGTAGCGATGGTTGGTGATGGAATTAATGATGCACCTGCATTAGCAATTGCCGATATAGGAATGGCCATCGGAACGGGAACAGATGTGGCAATGGAGGCAGCGGATATTACATTAATCCGCGGCGATTTAAACAGTATTGCGGATGCCATTTTTATGAGTAAGAAAACAATTCGTAATATAAGGCAAAACCTATTCTGGGCCTTTGCTTATAACACGCTCGGAATTCCGTTTGCTGCTATTGGTCTTCTAGCACCTTGGCTTGCAGGAGCAGCAATGGCATTCAGTTCTGTTTCGGTTGTATTAAATGCACTTCGCCTTCAAAGGGTTAAATTATAG